In a genomic window of Lepisosteus oculatus isolate fLepOcu1 chromosome 5, fLepOcu1.hap2, whole genome shotgun sequence:
- the LOC102686452 gene encoding olfactory receptor 51F2-like — MSTLNSVMSANATLVRPQFFYINGFSGIPHAQYYYVFLCFVYAVTVLANAFILFIIYIEQSLHTPKYMAVFNLAVVDMCGSTALIPKMIETFVFDSQFITYEACIANMFFVHLFTFLESLTLVVLAYDRFVAICFPLKYHIVITNSQMAVILAVVWFLTSGLVITSVGLITTLSFCKTIVIDSYFCDHGPMYRMACNNNFPSYIMAKIAITVLLFAPLVLILLSYVCIIFALLKIASGEKRLKAMKTCTSHLLLVTIFYLPISATYIAAIMSTLHPNTRIISTSLSSTIPPMLNPIIYTIKTEEVMTAIKKLYKRTRVNCTMDRATLTSANEYNTPLCGSAGCDELNRFHRSPTATKEQQPAVVASNRHPIWRNYGRSLVVSSAGIQREVTLLYQFLIG, encoded by the exons ATGAGCACCTTAAATTCAGTGATGTCTGCAAATGCCACGCTTGTTCGGcctcagtttttttatattaatgggTTTTCTGGCATTCCCCACGCACAGTACTACtatgttttcttgtgttttgtttatgCTGTAACAGTACTAGCAAATGCCTTCATTTTGTTCATCATATACATAGAGCAAAGTCTTCACACACCAAAGTATATGGCTGTTTTTAATTTGGCTGTAGTTGATATGTGTGGCAGCACAGCACTTATTCCTAAGATGATAGAAACCTTTGTCTTTGATTCTCAGTTCATCACATATGAAGCTTGTATAGCCAATATGTTTTTTGTACATCTCTTTACTTTCCTAGAGTCACTTACTCTAGTTGTATTGGCCTATGACAGATTTGTTGCTATTTGCTTTCCCCTGAAATATCACATTGTCATCACTAATTCCCAAATGGCTGTGATTCTTGCTGTTGTATGGTTTCTCACATCAGGTCTAGTGATCACATCTGTGGGTTTAATTACCACACTCTCATTCTGTAAAACCATTGTGATTGACAGCTATTTTTGTGATCATGGACCTATGTATCGCATGGCCTGTAATAATAACTTCCCAAGTTACATAATGGCAAAAATTGCTAtcacagttttgctttttgcaCCACTTGTTCTAATTCTGTTATCTTATGTTTGCATTATATTTGCTTTGCTGAAAATTGCATCAGGTGAGAAACGCCTGAAAGCCATGAAAACCTGCACCTCTCACCTACTCTTAGTAACCATTTTCTATCTTCCAATATCAGCCACATATATTGCTGCAATCATGTCCACTCTTCACCCAAATACCAGAATAATAAGTACATCCCTGTCTTCCACCATTCCACCAATGCTGAATCCCATCATTTACACAATCAAAACAGAGGAGGTTATGACAGCAATTAAAAAACTTTATAAAAGA acaagggttaattgcacaatggaccgcgca acacTAACGAGTGCTAACGAGTACAAcacccctctctgcgggagtgctggctgtgacgaattaaaccggtttcacag ATCTCCCACGGCCACAAAGGAACAGCAACCGGCTGTTGTTGCGTCCAATCGGCATcctatctggaggaactacggtcgttcattggttgtaAGTTCTGCGGGCATTCAACGTGAGGTTACCCTgctctaccagttcctgattggttga